The genomic stretch AAGCACTTCCATACACATTTCCTCATTTAACCCCGACAACCCTAAACATAGGCTTCATTACCCTTgttgagagaagaggaaaaggagcttTGGAGAGGTGAAGTGGTGGTGAGCCATTAGGTGCCTGGCCCTGGAACCCCTCCCTGCAGTCCCTTAAGAGAGTTCTCTCTCTGCCTGGCTTCAGCACCCTCCCAGCCCTGTCTCCATGTGGAAGCTGCACTCCCTACCCAGGTCAGGAGGTGGCAGATGATGGTCAGAGAGGTCTCCAGGTTGGTGGCCTGGCTGCCCAGGTCTGCACTCTGCTCCTGGAGGCTCTGCAGGGCCTGCTGCGTCTGCTGCTCCTTGGCCAGCttctcagcctgcagctccctcaGCAGGAGCCTGGGGGTCAGAGGGGCAGGCAGCAGAGGGCTCCGTGAGCTGGGGTCCCCTGCAGCTGCTGCCCCTTCAGCTCTCCCTCATGGGGTGGCTGGCATTACAGAAAGTGGGGACACTGGGTTGGGAGTCTGGGCCTTGCTCTGCCTTTTCTGGGAATACTTGTCCCCCAGTCTCCCTGGGGTTACCATACTCACCTCCCAAGGGACCAAACCCTGCCCATGTGGAGGTTAGCCTATCTGGTACGATCTGAGAAGGCCTGGAAAGGGCTTCTCTCTGGTTCCCCAAAAGAATCTCTTAAAGAGGCCTGAAATTCACTGTTATGGTGGGGCAGATCACCCCATGACCATCTTGGACATGATTTGAGGCTCCTGGCTCTTCCGCTTATATTCAGTCCCCCCTTCCAAGAGTCCAGTAGGTAGTGGTACCCTGAGCTTGTCTTCCTGATTTGGACCTGATTTGTAGAAGGGCAATCAGTTGCCCAGGGCCACGCAGTGAGTGGCTGAACTGGAATACAAACCAGGTCACTTCCGGATAAAAACCTTTAGATGGCTGGCATGGTGACCAAAGGACAAATGCCCACTCCTTAGGGTGTGTTCAAGGTCTCCCTTCTGCTGCTATCCCCCTCAAACCCTATGCTGCAGCAATCCCAGACCCATCTCCAATGCTCCAAGGATGCTGCCTTGTGTCCCGACAGGCCCCCTCCCTGGGGCCTGTTGCCATAAGCTGGCATCAGCAGGGCAATAAAGGAGTCCAGAGGGAAGCCAGTTATACCATCACCAGGTATCAGCACTGCTCAAAGTGTGCTCATTGTCATAACAATCTGAAGCAGGCAAGACAGGAATAACACTCCATTTAAGGAAAGTCCAAGACCCAGGGTGGTTAAATGAGGTGCCTGTGGTCTTGCAGCAGGAGAGTGGCAAGCTCCCAACTCTCAGCGCAGTTTGTCTGCCCCACTCCTCTCCTCACCAGATGTTCTCCAGCTGCTGCATCGTGGAGCCACCACTGGTCAGCTCCGCCACACTCTCCTTcacctcccccagctcctgctgGCTCCTGACCTGCTGTAGCTGCAGAACCTGGGCGAGCTGGCCCAACTGGCCCAGGGTCCTCTCCATCTCCAAGGTGCGCTGGATTATGACTCCCAGCCTCTGCTCCAACCTCCGGCTAGCCTCCTGGGCCTCCTGCACTCTTCTCCCCAGGGGCCGGAGTGTCCCCATGGAATTTCGGAGGCTGGCGGCCAGAAACTCAACAAAGCGCTCCAGACGGGAGCCTGATGCCTGGGCCCGGTCCAGCTCTCTGTTGAGCAGCTTCAGGGGACCCTCCTCCAAGCACACCAGCCTCTCCCGCAGCACTGCCAGCTGGCCCGGCAGCTCCACCCCAGCCCAGAGCACCTGGGCCAGTCTCTCTGGGGGCGCTTTGGCCAGCATCTGCTCGGTCACCCCTGTGGCTTCTCGGACCTTCAGCCCCAGCTGGGCCTGTGCTATTCGAAGCTCGGCCAGCTCCTGCTCCAGGACCCCCAGGCCGTGACTCTGCAATATAACAAAGCAGGGGTCGTACTTTACTAGCTATTTGAGGGATGACCTGCACCTATGCTGCCCTCTAACCAGTTATGGTTACAACAGCTACACGGGCACCttttcctgccccagcccctatGGAGGGCATTGTATGCACTTTTAATTCTAACGGCTCTTTGAAGGGAGTTTTTGGTTTTGTGTCCATTTTACCAATAAGGAAGCTAAGGTTTAGAAagattaggtaacttgcccaacaTCACACGGCGAGTTGAGTTGAGATGTCAGTCTGACTCTAAAGCCTAGAACTTAATTACCACCCTCTTAACCAAGTATTTGAGTGTCTGTTGTGCAACAGGCATAAGGCCCAATTTTAGGCTGCAGATAGAGCAATGaacaaacaagaca from Choloepus didactylus isolate mChoDid1 chromosome 2, mChoDid1.pri, whole genome shotgun sequence encodes the following:
- the LOC119516029 gene encoding uncharacterized protein LOC119516029, with product MLAKAPPERLAQVLWAGVELPGQLAVLRERLVCLEEGPLKLLNRELDRAQASGSRLERFVEFLAASLRNSMGTLRPLGRRVQEAQEASRRLEQRLGVIIQRTLEMERTLGQLGQLAQVLQLQQVRSQQELGEVKESVAELTSGGSTMQQLENIWYMEKITLSPFDVRGNWDSERLTGSAWVTRLVLNPLLGSLPPLVEAQRTGMSAWGRANPHLLWPVTTSRTVLF